A single region of the Cyanobacteria bacterium FACHB-DQ100 genome encodes:
- a CDS encoding hydantoinase B/oxoprolinase family protein: MLKVFADRGGTFTDLVVVTEEQSIVDRLSQQPERFQITPLTNQQWIVIYKLLSEQPEHYQDAVIQGIRDILGLARDQPIPAGAVEVVKMGTTVATNALLERKGERTLLLITKGFGDALSIGYQNRPKIFARQIVRSQRLYKRVIEVEERYTAQGEEIIAIAPQEVMRLTTALQEAYNDGFRACAIAFLHGYRYPQHEQQVAEVARSVGFEQVSVSHEVSPLMKLIRRGETTVVDAYLSPILRRYVDQVRAALQPHPSGTKLEFMKSDGGLTEAQRFRGKDSILSGPAGGIVGAVKTSLAAGFDKIIGFDMGGTSTDVSHFNGEYERTFETEVAGVRLCAPMMSIHTVAAGGGSILRFDGSRYRVGPESAGAHPGPACYRKGGSLTVTDCNVRLGKIQPDFFPQVFGASSNLPLDRTIVEQKFADLKAEIQTKTGDSRSDEQVAEGFLNIAIDTMANAIKKISVQRGYDVTQYTLCCFGGAGGQHACLIAEALGMTKIFIHPFAGVLSAYGIGLAEVRTLKEKAIEAPLTTAETPTLAQTLALLSAESRAEISAQGIPDDRIQVLHKVRLRYAGTDSTLLVDFDRAEIMRTQFEEIYHQRYGFSMPHKGLIVEAVSVEAIAQAPSLTEPTLPLGRTEPLSAVATVQIYTKGAWHETPIYRRQDLRPGDRIIGAALILEPTGTNVIEPGWCAELTQQNYLILSKTEAVKATSTAASPAATTPDPALLEIFNNLVRAIAEEMGITLQNTSYSVNIKERLDFSCAIFDPHGQLVANAPHIPVHLGSMSESVSNLIRARGKTLKPGDAFASNNPYNGGTHLPDITVITPVFIAGSSTPMFYVASRGHHADIGGITPGSMPPHSTTIDQEGILLDNVQIVNQGRFQEAALLERLNASHYPARNPAQNLADLQAQIAANERGAQELSRMVKHYGLETVQAYMQHIQTNAEESVRRVIDALKPGSFTYAMDDGSKICVRITIDPTTRSACIDFTGTSSQRSTNLNAPLAICKAVVLYVFRTLVDDDIPLNAGCLKPLDIIVPEGCLLNPRPPAAVVAGNVETSQAIANALYGALGVMAASQGTMNNFTFGNEQHQYYETICGGSGAGATFDGTDAVQTHMTNSRLTDPEVLEWRFPVFVETFSIRSNSGGAGKYRGGNGAIRRIRFREAMTAAILSGHRKVAPFGLAGGAPGATGRNSVVRQDGAVELLESKAEVLMQPGDVFVIETPGGGGFGTMLQEP, from the coding sequence ATGTTAAAGGTATTCGCAGACAGAGGCGGTACGTTCACTGATTTAGTCGTAGTTACAGAGGAGCAGTCAATCGTCGATCGACTCTCCCAACAGCCTGAACGTTTCCAAATCACTCCCCTCACAAATCAACAGTGGATTGTCATTTACAAGTTGCTGTCAGAGCAACCCGAACATTATCAAGACGCTGTGATTCAAGGGATACGAGACATTTTGGGATTAGCACGCGATCAACCGATTCCAGCCGGAGCCGTTGAAGTGGTGAAAATGGGAACCACGGTAGCAACCAATGCGTTGCTAGAGCGCAAAGGAGAACGTACCCTTCTCCTGATTACCAAAGGCTTTGGTGATGCGCTCTCTATTGGATATCAGAACCGTCCAAAGATTTTTGCCCGTCAGATTGTCCGATCGCAACGTCTGTATAAACGGGTGATCGAAGTGGAAGAGCGCTACACTGCTCAGGGCGAGGAGATCATTGCAATTGCGCCCCAAGAAGTGATGCGACTGACCACAGCCTTGCAGGAAGCTTACAACGATGGGTTTAGAGCTTGTGCGATCGCGTTTCTGCACGGTTACCGCTACCCCCAACACGAACAGCAAGTCGCTGAGGTTGCCCGCAGCGTCGGCTTTGAGCAAGTTTCGGTCTCTCATGAAGTGAGTCCCTTGATGAAGCTAATTCGTCGAGGTGAGACAACTGTTGTCGATGCTTATCTCTCTCCGATTCTGCGGCGGTATGTCGATCAAGTCAGAGCCGCATTACAACCGCACCCATCCGGGACGAAGCTAGAATTCATGAAATCCGATGGCGGTCTAACTGAAGCGCAACGCTTTCGGGGCAAAGATAGTATTCTCTCAGGGCCTGCGGGTGGCATTGTGGGAGCGGTCAAAACTAGCCTAGCTGCCGGATTTGACAAAATTATCGGCTTTGACATGGGAGGGACTTCCACAGATGTCTCGCACTTTAATGGCGAGTATGAACGCACCTTTGAAACCGAAGTGGCAGGGGTACGACTGTGCGCACCAATGATGTCTATCCACACAGTTGCAGCAGGGGGCGGATCGATCTTGCGATTTGATGGTTCTCGCTATCGCGTGGGACCTGAATCTGCGGGCGCACACCCCGGCCCTGCTTGCTACCGCAAAGGTGGATCGTTAACTGTGACCGATTGCAATGTGCGTCTAGGGAAGATTCAGCCCGACTTTTTTCCGCAGGTATTTGGAGCAAGCAGCAATCTCCCCCTCGATCGCACGATCGTGGAGCAAAAATTCGCCGATCTCAAAGCCGAAATCCAGACAAAAACCGGAGACAGCCGCAGCGATGAACAAGTTGCCGAGGGATTTCTCAACATTGCGATCGACACGATGGCAAATGCAATCAAAAAGATTTCCGTCCAGCGGGGCTATGATGTCACCCAATATACGCTGTGTTGTTTTGGTGGCGCGGGTGGGCAACACGCCTGCTTGATTGCTGAAGCCTTGGGAATGACAAAGATCTTCATTCATCCGTTTGCGGGAGTATTGTCGGCGTATGGCATTGGGTTAGCAGAGGTGCGGACGCTGAAAGAAAAGGCGATCGAAGCGCCGCTGACCACAGCGGAAACTCCCACATTAGCGCAAACCCTCGCCTTACTCAGTGCAGAAAGTCGAGCAGAAATCTCGGCTCAAGGCATTCCCGACGATCGCATCCAGGTCCTGCACAAAGTCCGCCTACGATACGCAGGCACAGACTCTACTTTGCTTGTAGATTTCGATCGAGCGGAGATAATGCGAACTCAGTTTGAGGAAATCTACCACCAACGCTATGGGTTTTCGATGCCGCATAAAGGCTTAATCGTAGAAGCAGTTTCGGTTGAAGCGATCGCGCAAGCCCCCTCCCTGACAGAACCGACCCTTCCCCTGGGCAGAACAGAACCCCTCAGCGCGGTCGCAACCGTTCAAATTTACACTAAAGGCGCTTGGCATGAAACTCCTATCTATCGCCGTCAGGATCTCAGACCCGGCGATCGCATCATCGGAGCCGCCTTGATCCTAGAACCCACGGGAACTAACGTGATTGAGCCAGGATGGTGTGCCGAACTGACGCAACAGAACTATCTGATTTTAAGCAAAACAGAAGCGGTGAAGGCTACATCAACCGCAGCGTCACCTGCCGCCACCACTCCTGATCCGGCGCTGCTAGAAATTTTCAACAATCTCGTTCGAGCGATCGCGGAAGAAATGGGCATTACTCTGCAAAACACGAGCTACTCCGTCAACATCAAAGAACGGCTCGACTTTTCCTGCGCAATTTTCGACCCGCACGGACAACTCGTTGCCAATGCTCCGCACATTCCAGTGCATCTCGGCTCAATGAGCGAAAGTGTCAGCAATCTCATTCGAGCGAGAGGCAAGACGCTAAAGCCCGGTGATGCCTTTGCGTCCAACAATCCTTACAACGGCGGCACGCATTTACCCGACATCACCGTGATCACGCCAGTATTCATCGCTGGTAGTTCAACGCCCATGTTCTATGTGGCATCACGCGGACACCATGCCGATATCGGCGGCATTACCCCAGGTTCCATGCCACCCCATAGTACAACGATCGACCAGGAAGGCATTTTGCTCGACAATGTTCAGATTGTGAATCAAGGCCGCTTTCAAGAAGCCGCATTATTAGAGCGTTTGAATGCTAGTCACTATCCCGCCCGCAATCCCGCGCAGAATTTAGCAGATCTCCAAGCCCAGATTGCCGCGAATGAACGAGGCGCTCAGGAACTAAGCCGCATGGTCAAACATTATGGACTGGAGACGGTACAAGCCTATATGCAGCACATTCAAACCAATGCAGAAGAATCGGTGCGACGAGTAATCGATGCGCTAAAACCAGGCAGTTTCACCTATGCAATGGACGATGGCAGCAAGATTTGCGTCAGGATTACGATCGACCCCACGACCCGTTCTGCCTGCATTGATTTCACAGGCACTTCTTCCCAGCGATCGACCAATCTTAATGCTCCCTTAGCGATCTGCAAAGCTGTGGTGCTCTATGTATTTCGGACGCTGGTTGATGATGATATTCCCCTGAATGCAGGCTGTCTCAAACCTTTAGACATCATTGTTCCAGAGGGTTGCCTGCTGAATCCTCGCCCGCCCGCAGCCGTTGTCGCAGGTAATGTAGAGACTTCGCAGGCGATCGCGAATGCGCTTTACGGGGCGCTGGGGGTAATGGCAGCTTCTCAAGGCACGATGAATAACTTCACCTTCGGCAACGAGCAGCATCAGTATTACGAAACTATCTGTGGCGGTTCTGGTGCGGGGGCAACCTTTGATGGTACCGATGCGGTGCAGACACACATGACGAACTCGCGGCTGACCGATCCAGAAGTCTTAGAGTGGCGGTTTCCGGTGTTTGTTGAAACGTTTTCGATCCGGTCTAACAGTGGTGGAGCTGGCAAATATCGGGGCGGCAATGGAGCGATTCGCCGAATTCGGTTCCGCGAAGCTATGACTGCTGCGATCTTGTCAGGGCATCGCAAGGTGGCACCGTTTGGACTGGCGGGAGGTGCTCCCGGCGCAACGGGGCGCAATTCTGTCGTGCGCCAAGATGGTGCCGTCGAACTGCTAGAGAGTAAGGCAGAAGTGTTGATGCAGCCAGGGGATGTGTTTGTGATTGAAACTCCTGGAGGCGGTGGATTTGGCACGATGTTGCAAGAGCCGTAG
- a CDS encoding DUF2267 domain-containing protein, whose product MNYDQFIKTVKETGHFSDRDSAIKATKATLETMCERLLGDEASNLAAQLPAELAECLRGREGQMGDNFKIEEFYTRISQRAGVDVEAAATSARTVMTVLSQAVSPGEFADVRINFAKDYDELFVEVAQR is encoded by the coding sequence ATGAATTACGACCAGTTTATCAAAACCGTGAAAGAGACCGGGCACTTTAGCGATCGCGATAGTGCAATCAAAGCAACAAAAGCAACGCTCGAAACGATGTGCGAAAGACTGCTCGGTGATGAAGCTAGCAATCTTGCTGCACAACTCCCCGCAGAGTTAGCAGAATGCTTACGCGGACGGGAAGGACAGATGGGTGATAACTTCAAAATCGAGGAGTTCTATACTCGGATCTCGCAAAGAGCAGGGGTTGATGTGGAGGCTGCGGCAACTTCCGCAAGAACTGTCATGACTGTTCTCAGCCAAGCGGTCAGCCCTGGAGAGTTCGCAGATGTTCGGATTAACTTTGCGAAAGACTACGATGAACTGTTTGTTGAAGTTGCACAACGATAA
- a CDS encoding alpha/beta fold hydrolase: MFQPRTLLQHVNPFLTQFKTDLWEFGNLAWLFAIIDRTITAFINGLPSAVDLAQIFMVSVLAFGWLILSPDPDTMALKLYDRFQPVFSQPPSAPDLPTIERLQRFGYQQSFPWRGWKVHHTVFPNPKSQVPLIFVHGFGGSIGHWRQNMSALSKDHSVYALDLLGFGASDKPDIRYSIDLWVDQVYEFWRSCIGQGKPVILVGNSIGSLVCSVAAARHPEMVRGVAMVSLPDTASHHETMPAVMRPIVQFLQTIFISSWLLYPLFHVLRHPQVIRRWVAVAYAGKEAITDELLEILTKPARERDSARAFCAILKAMVHPKFSPSVRSILSNIRTPVLLLWGKQDRMIPAASARQFLKYNPNLQLVELDNAGHCAHDECPERVNAELVNWIQSEIINPAPRTKILIHGA, translated from the coding sequence ATGTTTCAGCCGCGCACCCTTCTCCAGCACGTGAATCCGTTCTTAACTCAGTTCAAAACAGACCTGTGGGAGTTTGGTAATCTAGCTTGGCTATTTGCAATCATTGATCGCACCATCACTGCCTTTATCAACGGTCTCCCTTCTGCCGTTGATCTAGCGCAGATTTTTATGGTGAGTGTTCTTGCATTTGGCTGGCTGATTCTCAGCCCCGATCCCGATACGATGGCGTTAAAGCTGTACGATCGCTTCCAGCCCGTATTTTCGCAGCCTCCATCGGCTCCAGATCTCCCAACCATTGAGCGATTACAGCGATTCGGCTATCAGCAATCATTCCCGTGGCGGGGCTGGAAAGTGCATCACACCGTTTTTCCGAATCCGAAAAGCCAAGTCCCTCTGATCTTTGTGCATGGTTTTGGCGGCTCGATCGGGCATTGGCGGCAAAATATGTCTGCGCTATCGAAGGATCACAGTGTTTACGCTTTGGATTTATTAGGATTCGGCGCGTCGGATAAACCTGACATTCGCTACTCGATCGATTTGTGGGTCGATCAGGTTTATGAGTTTTGGCGCTCTTGCATTGGTCAAGGCAAGCCTGTGATCTTAGTGGGAAATTCGATCGGGTCGCTGGTTTGCTCCGTTGCAGCCGCAAGACATCCTGAAATGGTGCGGGGTGTGGCAATGGTTAGCTTGCCGGATACCGCAAGTCATCATGAAACAATGCCGGCTGTGATGCGCCCGATCGTGCAGTTCCTTCAAACGATCTTCATTTCTTCTTGGCTGCTGTACCCCTTGTTTCATGTGCTGCGTCATCCTCAAGTGATTCGTCGCTGGGTCGCGGTCGCTTATGCAGGCAAAGAAGCCATTACCGATGAACTGCTCGAAATCTTGACGAAGCCAGCGCGTGAACGCGATTCAGCCCGCGCCTTCTGTGCGATTCTCAAAGCAATGGTGCACCCCAAGTTTAGTCCGAGTGTGCGATCGATTCTCAGCAACATTCGCACTCCGGTTCTACTTTTGTGGGGCAAACAAGACCGCATGATTCCGGCTGCTTCTGCGCGTCAATTCCTTAAATACAATCCCAACTTGCAGCTTGTTGAATTAGACAATGCGGGACACTGCGCCCATGATGAATGCCCAGAGCGCGTCAATGCTGAATTAGTGAATTGGATTCAAAGCGAAATTATCAATCCAGCCCCCCGCACAAAAATCCTGATTCACGGAGCTTAG
- a CDS encoding aspartate kinase yields MALIVQKYGGTSVGTVERIQAVAQRVKKTVEAGNSVVVVVSAMGKTTDGLVKLATEISAMPNRREMDMLLSTGEQVSIALLSMALQEAGQPAISMTGAQVGILTEAHHTRARILKIETDRIERHLQRGEVVVVAGFQGISSTENWEITTLGRGGSDTSAVALAAALKADFCEIYTDVPGILTADPRLVEDAQLMSEITCDEMLELASLGAKVLHPRAVEIARNYGMPLVVRSSWTDDPGTWVRSPQPQSRSLEGLEIARPVDAVEFDTDQAKVALLRVPDRPGVAAKLFGEISSQKLDVDLIIQSIHEGNSNDIAFTVVKNSLTRAEAVANAIIPALTAGYSLSAELAPDVMIQQKIAKVTIAGAGMIGRPGVAAQMFSTLADAGINIQMISTSEVKVSCVVDEADCDRAISALCKVFEISQSGIKSPVAIVPNSAAVRGVALDLKQAQVAVRHIPDRPGMAAKIFQLLAGQNISVDMIIQSQRCRMIDGVMTRDIAFTVAQMDAENARQALEAARSEIGYGEVVVDSAIAKVSIVGSGMVGQPGIAARMFESLYQHKINIQMIATSEIKVSCVVAEDQGVMALQAIHAAFDLAGTERIQVSA; encoded by the coding sequence ATGGCGTTAATTGTTCAGAAATATGGGGGAACATCGGTCGGAACGGTCGAACGGATTCAAGCAGTTGCACAACGAGTCAAAAAAACGGTTGAAGCTGGCAATTCTGTGGTTGTGGTCGTTTCGGCAATGGGAAAAACCACAGACGGCTTAGTGAAATTGGCAACTGAAATCTCGGCAATGCCGAACCGTCGCGAGATGGATATGCTGTTATCGACCGGAGAACAAGTGTCGATCGCGCTGCTGAGTATGGCACTCCAAGAAGCCGGACAGCCGGCGATTTCGATGACCGGCGCTCAAGTTGGGATTCTCACCGAAGCGCACCACACCCGCGCCCGCATTCTGAAAATTGAAACCGATCGCATCGAGCGCCATTTACAACGCGGAGAAGTCGTGGTCGTTGCTGGATTCCAAGGCATCAGCAGCACCGAAAACTGGGAGATTACAACCCTCGGACGCGGCGGGTCGGATACTTCTGCGGTGGCGTTAGCGGCAGCATTAAAGGCAGATTTCTGCGAAATTTACACAGATGTTCCCGGTATTCTGACGGCTGATCCGCGCTTGGTCGAAGATGCTCAACTGATGAGCGAAATTACTTGTGATGAAATGCTAGAGCTTGCTAGCTTAGGCGCGAAAGTGCTGCATCCTCGTGCCGTTGAGATTGCGCGAAACTATGGAATGCCGCTGGTGGTGCGATCGAGTTGGACAGATGATCCGGGCACTTGGGTACGCTCTCCGCAACCGCAATCGCGATCGCTCGAAGGCTTGGAAATTGCGCGTCCGGTGGATGCGGTTGAATTCGATACGGATCAAGCGAAGGTGGCTCTGCTGCGGGTTCCCGATCGTCCGGGTGTGGCAGCAAAATTATTCGGTGAAATTTCCAGTCAGAAACTCGATGTTGATCTGATTATTCAATCGATTCACGAAGGCAATTCTAATGATATTGCTTTCACGGTTGTCAAAAATTCTCTCACTCGTGCCGAAGCCGTTGCCAATGCAATCATTCCAGCATTAACCGCAGGATATTCGCTCTCAGCGGAACTCGCTCCGGACGTGATGATTCAGCAAAAGATCGCGAAAGTGACGATCGCGGGTGCAGGCATGATCGGTCGTCCGGGTGTTGCCGCGCAGATGTTCTCAACTTTAGCGGATGCAGGCATCAACATTCAGATGATCTCAACCTCTGAGGTCAAAGTCAGTTGTGTGGTTGATGAGGCGGATTGCGATCGCGCGATCTCTGCACTTTGCAAAGTCTTCGAGATCTCACAATCGGGAATCAAATCGCCTGTTGCGATCGTGCCCAATTCCGCTGCAGTCCGAGGCGTGGCGCTCGATCTGAAGCAAGCACAGGTCGCCGTTCGCCACATTCCCGATCGTCCCGGTATGGCAGCGAAGATCTTCCAACTGCTGGCAGGGCAAAATATCAGCGTTGACATGATTATTCAGTCGCAGCGATGCCGCATGATTGATGGCGTGATGACGCGGGATATTGCGTTTACTGTGGCGCAAATGGACGCGGAGAATGCAAGACAAGCGCTGGAAGCCGCGCGATCGGAGATTGGGTATGGGGAAGTCGTGGTCGATAGCGCGATCGCCAAAGTCAGCATTGTGGGTTCAGGCATGGTGGGACAACCGGGAATCGCGGCGCGAATGTTTGAATCGCTTTATCAGCACAAAATTAACATTCAGATGATTGCAACCTCTGAGATTAAAGTCAGTTGTGTTGTGGCAGAAGATCAAGGTGTGATGGCACTGCAAGCGATTCACGCAGCATTTGACTTGGCGGGAACCGAGCGGATTCAGGTGTCTGCTTAG
- a CDS encoding aminotransferase class IV yields MAGITQLQKPEYVYFGGKISRWEDANFHISSEAVLRGLNVFEGLKGYWQPDGRFGIVAMRRHYERLRRSAKILYIPFDMNYEEFEKAHHDLVKLLYQRDRNMWIRSTLYGDEGFWGEGSTSNLVLTAYHTPTKRPDPIDLGVTPWKRGTDLALPCRVKTSTNYQVARLVKIEGRDRGYSDMIILNQAGRVAETTQTCVLVVRDGKVFTPPTWEGALESITVDIIESLCKSMGIPFERRPIERTELLIADEVALAGTLAEITPVRSIETTQYGETPIINAISDRFFDAALGIDPHPAVDFSFVPAQRKTAFASIECTGAA; encoded by the coding sequence ATGGCTGGCATTACCCAACTCCAGAAACCAGAATACGTATACTTTGGCGGGAAAATTTCCCGTTGGGAAGACGCAAATTTTCACATCTCTAGTGAAGCAGTGTTACGCGGTCTAAATGTCTTTGAAGGTCTAAAAGGCTATTGGCAACCCGACGGACGGTTTGGAATTGTGGCCATGCGGCGACATTACGAGCGCTTGCGTCGATCGGCAAAAATCCTCTACATCCCGTTCGACATGAACTATGAGGAATTTGAGAAAGCACATCACGATTTGGTGAAACTTCTCTATCAGCGCGATCGCAATATGTGGATTCGCTCCACTCTCTACGGAGATGAAGGTTTCTGGGGAGAAGGTAGCACGAGCAACCTAGTTCTGACTGCCTACCACACCCCAACGAAGCGCCCCGATCCGATCGATCTCGGTGTGACTCCATGGAAACGCGGCACCGATTTAGCGCTGCCTTGTCGCGTCAAGACCAGCACGAACTATCAAGTTGCTCGCTTGGTGAAGATCGAAGGACGCGATCGGGGTTACTCGGACATGATTATTCTCAACCAAGCTGGACGAGTTGCGGAAACTACGCAGACCTGCGTATTAGTGGTACGGGATGGTAAAGTCTTCACGCCACCCACTTGGGAAGGAGCGCTGGAAAGTATCACGGTTGACATCATTGAAAGCCTGTGTAAATCGATGGGAATTCCGTTTGAGCGTCGCCCGATCGAGCGCACCGAGCTTTTGATTGCGGATGAAGTTGCGCTGGCGGGAACGCTGGCAGAAATCACCCCTGTTCGCTCGATTGAAACGACTCAGTACGGCGAAACTCCGATTATCAATGCGATTAGCGATCGCTTTTTCGATGCAGCTTTAGGAATCGATCCGCACCCTGCGGTTGATTTTTCATTTGTTCCAGCTCAGCGTAAAACTGCATTTGCGTCGATCGAATGCACAGGTGCAGCGTGA
- a CDS encoding ATP-dependent Clp protease ATP-binding subunit: MFEYFTDQAIETIMFAQEEARRLRQNAVGTEAILLGLLRQDDTIAALVLNKLGAALEAGRSEVEKIVGRGSGSSFGELPFTPKTRQILERALQQAQMMGMRYVRSEHILLSLIDDNQGVAIKVLKQLNLNLDEIRAEVDLAQTELVGATKPAAPRKAASSNKTPALNEFGTDLTQRAAEGKLDPMIGRQKELDRVIQILGRRSKNNPVLVGEPGVGKTAIAEGLAQRIYDQAVPDLLQGKQVVQLDMGSLLAGTRFRGEFEERMKQILDEVQQSGNIILVIDEIHTLVGAGSTGGGMDAANLMKPALARGALQCIGATTLDEYRQHIEKDAALERRFQPVMVGEPTVEETIDILRGLRERYEQHHQLQIEDAAVEAAAKLADRYITDRFMPDKAIDLIDEAGSLVRLRNTNPALKALKKELRQVQKEKQATVAAQDFDKAGQLRDREIELERQLATDVPTSELPTVTEEDIAQVISSWMNIPVSKLTESESAMLLHLDEVLHQRVIGQDEAVTAVARAVKRSRVGLQDPNRPIASFIFSGPTGVGKTELAKALAAAVFGSEDAMIRLDMSEYMESHTVSKLIGSPPGYIGYDEGGQLTEAVRRNPYTVILFDEVEKAHPDVFNMMLQLLDDGRLTDAKGRTVSFKNTLVIMTSNLGSKVIEKGGSGLGFEFSGGSAESAQYNRIRTLVNDELKQYFRPEFLNRVDEIIVFRQLTRSEVVQIADLMIQEAAVRIAEQGITLEVSDLFKERVVVDGYNPSYGARPLRRAISRLLEDSLAEAFLAGQIQSGDTAIADVDEDQQVVIRRAEVPVTIAA; encoded by the coding sequence ATGTTTGAATACTTCACCGATCAGGCGATTGAGACCATCATGTTTGCTCAGGAAGAAGCCCGTCGGCTTCGGCAAAACGCCGTGGGAACAGAAGCGATTTTGCTGGGCTTGCTCAGACAAGATGACACGATCGCAGCATTGGTTTTAAATAAGCTGGGAGCCGCACTCGAAGCTGGGCGCTCAGAAGTGGAAAAAATTGTCGGTCGCGGATCTGGCTCGTCGTTTGGAGAACTTCCCTTTACGCCCAAAACGCGCCAAATTCTTGAACGTGCGCTGCAACAAGCCCAGATGATGGGAATGCGCTATGTGCGATCAGAGCATATTCTGTTGTCCTTGATCGACGATAACCAGGGTGTCGCGATCAAGGTACTGAAGCAGTTGAACTTGAATCTAGACGAGATTCGCGCTGAAGTCGATCTCGCTCAAACTGAACTTGTCGGTGCAACGAAGCCCGCCGCTCCCCGCAAAGCGGCATCTTCTAATAAAACGCCTGCGCTGAATGAGTTTGGCACCGATCTGACGCAAAGAGCCGCAGAAGGTAAGCTCGATCCGATGATCGGACGGCAAAAAGAACTCGATCGCGTAATTCAAATCCTGGGTCGCCGCTCGAAGAACAATCCTGTTTTAGTGGGTGAACCTGGAGTCGGTAAGACCGCGATCGCCGAAGGATTAGCTCAACGCATTTATGATCAAGCGGTTCCCGACTTGCTGCAAGGTAAGCAAGTGGTGCAGCTTGATATGGGTTCATTGTTGGCAGGAACGCGCTTCCGGGGTGAGTTTGAGGAACGAATGAAGCAGATCCTCGATGAAGTGCAGCAGTCCGGCAACATTATTTTGGTGATCGATGAAATTCATACGCTAGTGGGTGCAGGCTCGACCGGCGGCGGAATGGATGCTGCAAACTTGATGAAGCCCGCTCTAGCACGGGGCGCACTCCAATGTATCGGTGCGACGACGCTGGATGAATATCGCCAGCATATTGAGAAAGATGCAGCGCTAGAACGGCGATTCCAGCCTGTCATGGTGGGAGAACCGACGGTCGAAGAAACGATCGACATCTTGCGCGGATTGCGCGAGCGTTACGAACAGCACCATCAATTGCAAATCGAAGATGCAGCGGTCGAAGCGGCAGCGAAGCTAGCCGATCGCTATATTACCGATCGATTCATGCCGGATAAAGCGATCGACTTAATCGACGAAGCAGGTTCTTTGGTGCGGTTGCGGAATACTAATCCAGCATTAAAAGCGCTGAAGAAAGAACTGCGGCAGGTTCAGAAAGAAAAGCAAGCGACCGTAGCGGCTCAGGACTTTGATAAAGCGGGTCAATTGCGCGATCGAGAAATCGAACTCGAACGGCAATTAGCGACAGATGTTCCGACCTCTGAGCTTCCGACTGTGACTGAAGAGGATATCGCGCAGGTGATTTCTTCCTGGATGAACATTCCGGTGAGCAAGCTGACTGAATCTGAATCTGCGATGTTGTTGCACTTAGATGAAGTGCTGCATCAGCGAGTAATTGGACAAGATGAAGCCGTGACTGCCGTAGCGAGAGCCGTGAAGCGATCGCGGGTTGGGCTGCAAGATCCGAATCGTCCGATCGCGTCGTTTATTTTCTCAGGGCCTACCGGAGTCGGTAAAACGGAACTTGCGAAAGCCCTAGCAGCAGCGGTATTTGGTTCTGAAGATGCGATGATTCGCCTCGATATGTCTGAGTACATGGAATCGCACACGGTTTCTAAGCTGATCGGTTCGCCTCCTGGATATATCGGGTATGACGAAGGTGGACAACTGACTGAAGCCGTTCGCCGTAATCCGTACACGGTGATTCTGTTCGATGAAGTCGAAAAAGCTCACCCGGATGTGTTCAACATGATGCTGCAACTTTTAGATGATGGGCGGCTCACGGATGCTAAAGGTCGTACTGTCAGCTTCAAGAACACGCTCGTGATTATGACCTCGAACTTAGGCTCGAAAGTGATCGAGAAAGGTGGCAGTGGCTTAGGCTTTGAGTTTAGTGGCGGTTCGGCTGAGTCAGCGCAGTACAATCGCATCCGCACTTTAGTCAACGACGAGTTGAAGCAATATTTCCGACCGGAGTTTCTCAACCGTGTCGATGAGATTATTGTCTTCCGTCAGTTGACTCGCAGCGAAGTGGTTCAGATTGCCGACTTGATGATTCAAGAAGCTGCAGTCCGAATTGCAGAGCAAGGCATTACTCTCGAAGTCAGCGATCTCTTCAAGGAGCGCGTCGTGGTAGACGGTTACAACCCCAGCTATGGCGCGCGCCCGTTGCGTCGTGCAATCTCTAGGTTGCTTGAAGATAGTTTGGCGGAAGCCTTCTTAGCGGGACAAATTCAATCGGGAGATACCGCGATCGCGGATGTCGATGAAGATCAGCAAGTGGTTATTCGTCGTGCAGAAGTACCTGTGACGATCGCCGCGTAG
- the tatA gene encoding twin-arginine translocase TatA/TatE family subunit, which produces MFNLGWVEIGVICAVALLIFGPKKIPELGGTFGKTLRNFKEGLTKPEETDISEDDRA; this is translated from the coding sequence ATGTTTAACTTGGGCTGGGTCGAAATCGGAGTCATCTGCGCCGTTGCCCTACTGATTTTTGGCCCAAAGAAAATTCCTGAACTGGGTGGAACGTTTGGTAAAACCCTTCGTAACTTCAAAGAAGGCTTGACTAAACCCGAAGAAACCGACATCTCCGAAGACGATCGCGCCTGA